The Anopheles coluzzii chromosome 2, AcolN3, whole genome shotgun sequence genome window below encodes:
- the LOC120949464 gene encoding serine-rich adhesin for platelets isoform X3, with translation MQQVDDPPYLTVGTEVSAKYKGAFCEAKVRKVVRNIKCKVAYKQQGLGSGVVSDDQIKGALRVGATVEVKHPERKEYVEATLTKIQDCSQYTVVFDDGDITTLRRSALCLKSGRHFNESETLDQLPLTHPEHFGNPVIGGRRGRRSRHLLPDESSDEEDEPTTHSRSNASDKEENIGKVVCVETSDNKKKNPKENWFPGLVVAPTAQDTVRIRVKDEYLVRSFKDGRYYTVPKKEATEFTRDSVNKSEAAAVSAAIQYMDNDVLPPHWDREALFGTSGSCSDSDQELETDSSDDEPTEEKDHFVAQLYKFMDDRGTPLNKAPSITNRDVDLYRLFRAVQKLHGYNRVTSQNQWKQIALRLGFSPATASITNLVKQAYKKFLFSFEEFNRKLGCTMVPHPKTSRTKGRSLVRASSVQSPKLPEKEKLLTAKEKAASVAAADASAKASSSSAAAAAAAAAAASAAASAAAAAAATEASNSAVEESGNTSESSAAESAVLRPSSTKRKAGGGKVKALVDKFEEKEKERDKEKSVGKGGGGESSGSSGGSKKEESVTPASAKKEKQLGGKAKPAETTVVEKRGRKRKDADSVDSKKDERETTATGGSSASTGGANSNVKQEKHLASSRKEDGGPPNSGSGGGGGGGGSSGNGSGPGSGGGRSISPGSAVSGGTVPDFPIEVGDKLKVYYDEQKVTYEAKVIEIAKQEGNPIYLVHYTGWNTRYDEWVRKERIAENLTNSKTKKGKSSGNTPTAGGPSTKQASSSNAGSTLTAGDKTPKIGKRSRGNSKGEQSSGPGGNSTPRSTTPNVGRNKSPATPSNRRPLTRGGSSAATGSSLSASAAAAGRRTSNNTDISSSLSVPTDPDNTSDTDSDEPMLKKCTTNSTSSTTSSNSSISISSTSTKIRSELKGFKELKSPGSPASDTTTTTTTTAGAAEGGPNSSSSITDVPKHLIPKQEPNLLSTTDVKESVSSSNTPLATIKKELAAAVPIKEEESTVTEEDDEPEKSSESETLSEEDSSQSSNKAFSSSPITTMVDSDTAETPLAAGLVLSPKISSSPPPSVERDDSSSTEPLITVANKAADAKAASLEKAAAASSKKEQAEGGAGTEKAASASATPGKPPVKTYGTAATIIANSEKIAFCTVRDAGSESELIIQPNAAAPKESVQESPQKNLPYPTPQTVGMSPSLPARTKTGQKEDDKPAVGAVMTSPSSTASRTSGTSSLTPVKASFGASPSATASNNSKEESTIASSQSVIMAAGMGTRAIKSPKSSPSTATQSTAAPDEGKPATSTGGPASVQTPTITSFGSLRGDKKQGSLQYSGSGPTMERKFILGREGSSAFSSPSNTASAQSALSAAPATPKHGGGGLLGEKKHFSSSTLTPAQNKLLSKEALSIKSIFESTANRMDEKISDVYEFEDEYDDQDTGSGALGGVGSASGTAGGGATVPRKLVSDVPPAEVVSSLSLTPSSASSTATDEKRKKPLQRKSMAASSLPDPLDTTGFGTGGYSPATKRAKKPSPMKPEPPAGSENKSPKGAGGLLRRETKEKEDKEQKLPVEAETAAPSAEVHRTTIYSAEALKEKSTVKVAATPTGPPVVTTCSPVGLTTAFVQTPVKSDSTFDVLRKSPSFNLVTPGPLGAKEETFKSQDEIETKPTPPPLPATTTPGIFTPVISASSAGSGGVGDRSISSALYPHGKGPSTSVLLAKAGDDSPKEEPTLENCKKYFNDMNFEFDAPTVKKPPSIADKVLKALSQQQQQQQQQQQQQQAIKSEKPEFPKYMSSVMHHHSLPSTPKSIMNSGLLSSPAMESGTPMSFASAPHPAIKSEAIGSIGGSIATTISSYTSSVTVSGPPSNAGYLSNEVLSSAKSHETSTTLGMKKEPEESHNSIVKSAPISTTDPKTSHPPQTPPSSSSVSTTTPTPTNTGGGHKLHTLEQIPTSRSNDLTETLRKLDPDPRFAHDDESTDSNDSDNRLIIEDAESQGSGDPVPAVPAAHPPPAALTSSAATPSTAAVIVHYDSKQPVPSSVISAKKELFEERPRSTAASSSSSSSITHEMASAASAAAVAAVADKEKLILKQDRAPSTTTTTTITPDTPSQTKEEPVKPLSGVSSPATTVEKKTSSGAKQSLLETIIQMNTPGRGMSSEEYLMHKVHEQQQQSSVQRDAESRKDAAATAQKLHDSGAVPASTSVITSTASGDPVASSTTQSPKQEQHNAQSQAQAPNNESLSLLLCEETIPGSPAPKDQDRLPPSTVGRKVYAEPPLVPTSTSSSSSSFLPPQNIQTATDLKPVPMDLEPPVVTITIGGNTTISSTSQSGAAGAYASNLQQQQQQQQQQQQQALRNKINTSGVESTVDTPNSSPRDSVSQDETHDHESLSPVKKRRQRKPSEEPTLKRRRTVNTSLGGYGSANNGSNSGSGYGRSQRGLTTSNATDSEDNSDTIAAFHRSSSSTLIFVGSKTGRPCQYNFLVNLDPSLNSNQRIVIIKKKIQELRKTYNSIKAELASIDRRRKKLRRRERENKKQAKLNSASAGNN, from the exons ATGCAG CAAGTGGACGATCCCCCTTATTTGACTGTAGGAACGGAGGTTAGCGCCAAATACAAGGGGGCGTTCTGCGAGGCCAAGGTACGCAAGGTCGTGCGCAACATCAAATGCAAGGTCGCGTACAAACAGCAGGGCCTCGGGTCTGGCGTCGTCTCGGACGATCAGATCAAGGGCGCACTGCGGGTGGGTGCGACGGTCGAGGTGAAGCATCCGGAGCGAAAGGAGTACGTGGAGGCGACGCTGACCAAAATCCAGGACTGCTCGCAGTACACGGTGGTGTTCGATGACGGCGACATTACGACGCTCCGGCGTAGTGCGCTGTGCTTGAAGAGCGGACGGCACTTTAACGAGAGTGAAACGCTGGATCAGCTGCCGCTAACGCATCCGGAGCATTTCGGAAACCCGGTCATCGGTGGACGAAGGGGACGCAG ATCGCGACACCTTCTGCCCGACGAAAGTTCGGATGAGGAAGACGAACCGACCACCCACTCGCGCTCGAACGCGAGCGACAAGGAAGAGAACATCGGGAAAGTGGTGTGCGTGGAAACGAGCgacaacaagaagaagaatccgAAAGAAAACTGGTTCCCCGGGCTGGTGGTGGCTCCCACTGCCCAGGACACGGTGCGGATTCGGGTGAAGGACGAATATTTGGTGCGCTCGTTCAAGGATGGCCGTTACTACACGGTCCCGAAGAAGGAAGCGACCGAGTTTACCCGTGACAGTGTGAACAAGTCGGAAGCGGCGGCCGTCTCGGCGGCGATTCAGTACATGGACAATGATGTACTTCCACCGCACTGGGACCGGGAGGCACTGTTCGGTACTTCCGGCAGCTGTAGCGACTCCGATCAGGAGCTGGAGACGGACAGCTCGGACGATGAGCCTACGGAGGAGAAGGATCACTTCGTAGCGCAGCTGTACAAGTTTATGGACGATCGTGGAACGCCTCTGAACAAAGCGCCATCGATCACGAACCGGGACGTCGATCTGTACCGATTGTTTCGTGCGGTACAGAAGCTGCACGGTTACAATCGTGTTACGAGTCAAAACCAGTGGAAACAGATTGCCCTCCGGTTGGGCTTTTCGCCTGCTACGGCCAGCATAACGAATTTGGTGAAACAAGCGTacaaaaagtttcttttttcgtttgaaGAGTTCAACCGAAAGCTTGGCTGTACGATGGTGCCGCATCCAAAGACTAGTCGCACGAAGGGGCGCAGTCTGGTGCGGGCCAGCTCGGTTCAGTCACCGAAGCTAccggaaaaggaaaagctaCTGACGGCGAAGGAGAAAGCAGCCtcggtggcggcggctgatGCATCCGCGAAGGCAAGCAgttcttcagcagcagcagcagcagctgcggcagcggcggcctCAGCAGCtgcatcggcagcagcagcagcagcagctacggAAGCATCCAACTCGGCGGTAGAGGAGTCGGGCAATACGAGTGAATCGAGCGCGGCAGAAAGTGCTGTACTGAGACCGAGCAGCACCAAGCGAAAAGCAGGCGGCGGCAAGGTGAAAGCACTGGTGGACAAGTtcgaagagaaagagaaggaacgCGACAAGGAGAAATCGGTTGGCAAAGGAGGAGGCGGTGAGAGCAGTGGGTCGTCCGGTGGTAGCAAAAAGGAGGAAAGTGTAACACCCGCGTCAGCTAAGAAGGAGAAGCAGCTTGGCGGGAAAGCAAAGCCTGCTGAGACGACGGTGGTGGAGAAACGTGGCCGCAAACGGAAGGATGCTGACTCCGTGGACTCCAAGAAGGACGAACGGGAAACCACCGCAACGGGGGGCAGTAGTGCAAGTACGGGAGGTGCGAACAGCAACGTAAAGCAGGAGAAACATCTCGCGAGCAGTAGGAAGGAAGATGGTGGTCCTCCGAATAGTGGAAGTGGtggcggaggtggtggtggtggcagtagTGGAAATGGATCCGGTCCTGGGTCAGGCGGTGGGAGGAGCATTAGTCCAGGAAGTGCAGTGTCAGGAGGAACTGTTCCCGATTTCCCGATCGAAGTAGGCGACAAGCTCAAGGTGTACTACGACGAGCAGAAGGTGACGTACGAAGCGAAGGTGATCGAGATCGCCAAACAGGAAGGAAACCCTATCTATCTGGTACACTATACTGGGTGGAACACGAG GTACGATGAATGGGTTCGCAAAGAACGTATTGCGGAGAATCTGACCAATAGCAAAACGAAGAAGGGCAAATCTTCTGGCAATACGCCGACAGCTGGCGGGCCATCGACGAAACAAGCATCGTCCTCCAATGCTGGCTCCACACTCACTGCGGGTGATAAAACCCCGAAGATTGGCAAGCGTAGCCGTGGCAACTCGAAAGGCGAACAGAGCAGTGGTCCGGGCGGAAATTCTACGCCTCGTTCGACGACCCCCAATGTGGGGCGGAATAAATCACCCGCCACTCCGTCCAACCGAAGGCCGCTCACACGGGGCGGCTCTTCGGCAGCGACGGGTTCGTCCCTTTCCGCGtctgccgccgctgccggtCGGCGCACGTCCAACAACACGGACATTTCGTCCTCCCTGTCCGTTCCGACCGATCCGGATAACACCAGCGACACCGATTCGGACGAGCCGATGCTGAAAAAAtgcaccaccaacagcacctCGTCGACCACCTCGTCCAACTCGTCGATTTCCATCTCGTCGACGAGCACGAAA ATACGTTCCGAACTGAAGGGTTTCAAGGAGCTGAAGTCACCCGGTTCACCGGCCTCAGACACAACCACAACTACGACGACCACGGCCGGCGCAGCCGAGGGTGGCCCCAACTCATCGTCCTCCATCACGGACGTTCCGAAGCATCTCATACCGAAGCAAGAGCCGAATCTGCTGTCCACAACCGATGTGAAGGAGTCTGTTTCCAGCTCCAACACACCACTGGCAACGATCAAGAAAGAGCTTGCCGCTGCAGTACCGATCAAAGAGGAAGAATCGACCGTCACCGAGGAGGACGATGAACCGGAAAAGTCGTCCGAATCGGAAACGCTCAGTGAAGAAGATTCATCGCAGTCTTCGAACAAAGCGTTCTCTAGCTCCCCGATCACAACGATGGTCGATTCGGATACGGCCGAAACTCCGCTGGCTGCTGGGCTTGTACTGAGTCCAAAGATATCATCCTCTCCACCACCCAGCGTGGAACGCGATGATTCCTCTTCCACCGAGCCACTCATCACCGTAGCTAACAAGGCAGCGGACGCAAAGGCCGCCTCGCTGGAGAAGGCAGCTGCTGcaagcagcaaaaaggaacAGGCTGAGGGTGGAGCGGGCACCGAAAAGGCAGCCTCTGCTTCAGCGACGCCCGGCAAACCTCCAGTCAAGACGTACGGTACAGCTGCAACGATCATTGCCAATTCGGAAAAGATAGCATTTTGTACAGTGCGCGATGCGGGTTCGGAAAGTGAGCTGATAATACAACCGAACGCCGCGGCACCGAAAGAATCCGTGCAGGAATCGCCTCAGAAAAATCTTCCATACCCAACCCCTCAGACGGTGGGGATGTCTCCTTCCCTACCAGCGCGTACGAAAACGGGACAAAAAGAGGATGATAAACCAGCTGTTGGGGCAGTTATGACGTCTCCCTCTTCTACAGCCAGTCGAACATCCGGCACTTCTTCACTAACACCGGTAAAAGCAAGCTTTGGAGCGTCCCCATCGGCTACGGCTAGCAATAATAGCAAAGAGGAATCAACGATTGCGTCTTCCCAAAGTGTAATCATGGCGGCCGGAATGGGTACGCGTGCTATAAAGTCACCCAAGTCATCTCCCTCGACAGCAACACAGTCGACGGCAGCACCAGATGAAGGTAAACCTGCAACATCGACCGGCGGGCCAGCAAGCGTTCAAACGCCAACGATCACCAGCTTTGGATCGTTGCGTGGCGATAAAAAGCAAGGCAGCTTGCAATACTCCGGCTCGGGACCGACCATGGAGAGGAAATTCATCCTTGGACGGGAAGGTTCGTCAGCATTTTCGTCACCATCAAACACTGCTTCCGCACAATCTGCACTTTCCGCAGCACCGGCGACACCGAAGCATGGTGGTGGCGGTTTGCTGGGTGagaaaaaacacttttccTCGTCGACGCTAACGCCGGCACAGAACAAGCTGCTCAGCAAGGAAGCCCTATCGATCAAGTCGATCTTTGAGTCGACCGCGAATCGGATGGATGAAAAGATTTCCGACGTGTATGAGTTTGAGGACGAGTACGACGATCAGGATACGGGAAGCGGTGCTCTTGGCGGTGTGGGAAGTGCCAGCGGGACCGCCGGTGGCGGAGCAACAGTTCCACGAAAGCTCGTATCGGACGTTCCACCTGCCGAGGTTGTCAGCTCACTGTCGCTAACACCGTCTTCAGCATCTTCCACTGCGACGgacgaaaagaggaagaaaccATTGCAACGTAAATCGATGGCGGCTTCGTCGCTGCCGGATCCATTGGATACGACCGGCTTCGGAACGGGTGGCTACAGCCCGGCCACAAAGCGAGCAAAGAAACCGTCCCCTATGAAGCCGGAACCACCGGCAGGGTCGGAAAACAAATCACCGAAAGGGGCAGGCGGTTTGTTACGCCGCGAGACAAAGGAAAAGGAGGATAAGGAGCAGAAACTTCCGGTCGAGGCTGAAACCGCAGCGCCAAGTGCGGAAGTGCATCGCACAACGATATATTCGGCGGAAGCACTTAAAGAAAAGTCGACCGTGAAGGTAGCAGCGACCCCGACCGGTCCACCGGTTGTCACTACCTGCTCTCCAGTCGGGCTAACGACGGCCTTTGTGCAAACCCCCGTAAAGAGTGACTCAACGTTCGATGTGCTACGGAAATCGCCCAGCTTCAATCTGGTCACGCCCGGTCCGCTGGGAGCGAAGGAGGAAACGTTTAAATCGCAGGACGAAATCGAAACCAAACCCACGCCGCCACCACTGCCAGCAACGACAACTCCTGGCATCTTTACGCCAGTTATTTCAGCCTCGTCAGCTGGTAGTGGTGGAGTGGGCGATCGGTCCATCTCTTCGGCGCTTTATCCGCACGGCAAGGGCCCGTCCACGTCGGTGCTGCTCGCGAAAGCCGGCGACGACAGTCCGAAGGAGGAGCCGACATTGGAAAATTGCAAGAAATACTTTAACGATATGAACTTTGAGTTCGACGCGCCGACCGTGAAGAAACCGCCGTCCATTGCGGACAAGGTGCTGAAGGCTTTAagtcaacagcagcagcagcagcagcaacaacagcagcaacagcaagcgatAAAATCGGAAAAGCCAGAGTTCCCGAAGTACATGTCAAGCGTGATGCATCACCACTCTCTCCCGAGCACACCGAAATCGATCATGAACAGCGGGCTGCTGTCCTCACCGGCGATGGAAAGTGGTACGCCAATGTCCTTCGCGTCCGCACCACATCCAGCGATCAAATCGGAAGCTATAGGCAGCATTGGAGGTAGCATTGCCACCACCATATCGTCCTACACGTCATCGGTGACGGTTAGCGGTCCCCCGTCGAATGCGGGATATTTGAGCAATGAGGTGCTAAGTTCGGCAAAATCCCACGAAACAAGTACGACTCTCGGCATGAAGAAGGAACCGGAAGAATCGCACAATTCAATAGTAAAATCTGCGCCGATCAGTACCACCGATCCAAAGACGAGCCATCCACCGCAAACACcaccatccagcagcagcgtgagCACTACCACCCCCACTCCCACCAACACTGGCGGCGGTCATAAGTTGCACACGCTTGAACAAATCCCCACATCACGCAGTAATGATCTAACTGAAACGCTTCGAAAACTGGATCCGGATCCCAGGTTCGCACACGACGATGAATCTACGGACAGTAACGATTCTGACAATCGGTTAATCATTGAGGACGCAGAATCGCAAGGTAGCGGTGATCCCGTGCCAGCTGTCCCGGCGGCACATCCTCCACCGGCAGCACTGACGAGCTCCGCCGCCACGCCCAGCACGGCAGCGGTGATAGTGCATTACGACAGCAAGCAGCCCGTGCCATCGTCGGTGATTTCGGCCAAGAAGGAGCTGTTTGAAGAGAGGCCACGGTCTACTGCTgcctcctcatcctcctcctcctccatcaCGCACGAAATGGCTTCCGCAGCGTCAGCAGCTGCCGTTGCCGCCGTTGCGGATAAGGAGAAGCTGATCCTGAAACAAGACCGAGCAccaagcacaacaacaacaaccacaataACACCGGACACGCCGTCCCAAACGAAGGAAGAACCCGTAAAACCACTGTCTGGCGTATCTTCACCTGCAACGACGGTGGAAAAGAAGACATCGAGCGGTGCAAAGCAGAGCCTACTGGAGACAATCATACAGATGAACACGCCCGGCCGTGGCATGAGCTCCGAGGAGTACTTGATGCACAAAGTacacgaacagcagcagcaatcatcGGTGCAGCGTGATGCAGAAAGTCGTAAGGACGCTGCCGCCACAGCTCAGAAGCTTCACGATAGCGGTGCTGTGCCAGCATCAACGTCCGTGATAACTTCAACGGCATCAGGCGACCCGGTAGCATCCTCCACCACGCAATCTCCAAAACAGGAGCAGCACAATGCTCAATCGCAAGCCCAGGCGCCCAACAATGAATCACTCTCGTTGCTTCTCTGCGAGGAAACGATACCGGGCTCACCGGCGCCCAAGGACCAGGATCGATTGCCACCGTCCACGGTCGGGCGTAAGGTGTACGCCGAGCCACCGTTGGTTCCGACCTCAACATCTTCTTCCTCATCGTCCTTCCTTCCACCGCAAAACATTCAAACGGCCACCGATCTGAAACCGGTTCCGATGGATCTAGAACCACCGGTAGTAACGATAACAATCGGTGGCAATACCACGATCAGTAGCACCAGCCAGAGTGGTGCAGCGGGTGCTTACGCTTCcaatttgcagcagcagcagcagcagcagcaacaacagcagcagcaagcattaaggaacaaaataaacaccagCGGAGTTGAGTCCACTGTCGACACGCCAAACAGCTCTCCAAGGGATTCCGTTAGCCAGGATGAGA CACACGATCACGAATCGTTGTCACCGGTGAAGAAACGGCGCCAGCGAAAACCGAGCGAAGAGCCAACGCTCAAACGCCGGCGAACGGTCAACACCAGCCTGGGCGGATACGGAAGTGCAAACAATGGTTCCAACAGTGGCAGTGGTTATGGCCGTAGTCAAAGAGGTCTTACTACAAGCAATG CGACAGATAGTGAGGATAATTCCGACACTATAGCGGCATTCCATCGATCGTCCTCGTCGACGTTGATCTTTGTCGGTAGCAAAACGGGGCGTCCCtgtcagtacaattttctggTCAATTTAG ATCCATCCCTGAACAGCAATCAGCGGATAGTGATAATTAAGAAAAAGATCCAGGAGCTGCGCAAAACGTACAACTCGATCAAGGCCGAGCTGGCCAGTATCGATCGCAGGCGCAAGAAGCTTCGCCGCCGGGAGCGAGAAAACAAGAAGCAAGCCAAACTGAACAGTGCCAGCGCCGGCAATAACTAA